The Lucilia cuprina isolate Lc7/37 chromosome 5, ASM2204524v1, whole genome shotgun sequence genome includes a window with the following:
- the LOC111685038 gene encoding uncharacterized protein LOC111685038 isoform X2, with translation MLKFLITFSAGIYTGIYISQNYEVPRVDEPGKIIDKIKELADEHRKNLTDFVKEISNNRKEK, from the exons ATGCTGAAATTTTTg ATAACATTTAGTGCTGGTATTTACACCGGTATCTACATCAGCCAAAACTATGAg GTTCCTCGTGTCGACGAACCCGgtaaaataattgataaaattaaagaattggCCGATGAGCATCGTAAAAA TTTGACtgattttgttaaagaaatttcaaataatcgcaaagaaaaataa
- the LOC111685037 gene encoding uncharacterized protein LOC111685037 isoform X2, with protein sequence MAEELHNKDNTISNNSANITDLNNDCLECIFERIHDLPNQIQIAKSCRRFRNIIVDLWKRQPEYKILAFNELPTVLPNYEDFEYFLKAMKCEFHTLRIIDECLNVFLKEMEECGIDCFTAIERCEFQDDIMDCYPQDEDMKLLTKLVPNLKYLHITVPITGHYLTNLKYLEELHLYDEQTKVYEMKEKYLKDILLNLKYLKVLDMRTFEVSHLQLMPEISECLNLQELKLNLNSLKPVLEQVLKLPRLKHLQVLLDQDIDISRLQNIDTFDYKIYETKEYYHILREKGSLLQGLAIDFHFLPVSDTWLTDFHYLNPSNLKLLALCNYDFKSHEECLCCPFNRLEILCLRHAQNLEALMILDILHLCPKLKHLDISYCLNLDASLLDSLAKYLQKEKRSNALCVYYRMSGLEDEIEKNFAFWTSQKYLQLRNDFPPGSDVGLSYVQRGFAFYF encoded by the exons ATGGCGGAAGAACTACATAATAAAG ATAATACAATTAGCAATAATTCTGCTAATATAACAGATCTAAATAATGATTGTTTAGAGTGTATATTTGAGAGAATACACGATTTACCCAACCAAATACAAATTGCCAAAAGTTGCAGACGTTTTCGCAATATAATAGTGGATCTGTGGAAGCGTCAACcggaatataaaattttagccTTTAATGAACTGCCAACTGTGTTACCAAACTATGAGGATTTCGAATATTTCCTTAAAGCCATGAAATGTGAATTTCACACTTTAAGGATTATAGACGAATGTCTCAACGTTTTTCTCAAGGAAATGGAAGAGTGTGGCATAGATTGTTTTACTGCCATCGAACGTTGCGAATTTCAGGATGATATAATGGATTGTTATCCCCAGGATGAGGATATGAAGTTATTAACTAAACTAGTGCCTAATTTGAAATATCTTCATATAACCGTGCCCATTACCGGACACTATTTgacaaatttgaaatatttagagGAACTACATTTGTATGATGAGCAGACGAAGGTgtatgaaatgaaagaaaaatatcttaaagatattttattaaatctaaaatatcTGAAAGTTTTAGATATGCGCACATTTGAAGTCTCACACCTACAGCTAATGCCGGAAATATCCGAATGTTTGAATTTGCAAGAactgaaattaaatttgaattctCTTAAGCCCGTTTTAGAGCAAGTCTTAAAACTGCCACGTCTTAAACATCTTCAAGTACTGCTGGATCAGGATATTGATATTTCGCGTCTACAGAATATTGATACTTTCGATTACAAAATCTACGAGACAAAAGAATATTATCATATATTACGCGAAAAAGGTTCACTCTTACAGGGACTAGCCATTGACTTTCACTTTTTACCCGTTAGCGATACCTGGCTTACGGACTTTCATTATTTAAATCCTTCAAATCTCAAACTGTTGGCTTTGTgtaattatgattttaaatcGCACGAAGAATGTTTATGTTGCCCCTTTAATCGTTTAGAAATTTTATGTCTTCGTCATGCCCAAAATCTGGAGGCTTTAATGATTTTAGACATATTACATTTATGTCCCAAACTAAAGCATTTGGATATAAGTTATTGCCTAAATTTGGATGCTTCACTATTAGATTCACtggcaaaatatttacaaaaggaAAAACGCTCTAATGCCCTGTGTGTTTACTATCGTATGTCGGGCTTGGAGGATGAAATTGAGAAG aattttgccTTTTGGACTTCTCAAAAGTATTTACAATTGCGTAATGATTTTCCTCCTGGTTCTGATGTTGGCTTAAGTTATGTTCAGCGtggttttgctttttatttttaa
- the LOC111685037 gene encoding uncharacterized protein LOC111685037 isoform X1 translates to MAEELHNKEDNTISNNSANITDLNNDCLECIFERIHDLPNQIQIAKSCRRFRNIIVDLWKRQPEYKILAFNELPTVLPNYEDFEYFLKAMKCEFHTLRIIDECLNVFLKEMEECGIDCFTAIERCEFQDDIMDCYPQDEDMKLLTKLVPNLKYLHITVPITGHYLTNLKYLEELHLYDEQTKVYEMKEKYLKDILLNLKYLKVLDMRTFEVSHLQLMPEISECLNLQELKLNLNSLKPVLEQVLKLPRLKHLQVLLDQDIDISRLQNIDTFDYKIYETKEYYHILREKGSLLQGLAIDFHFLPVSDTWLTDFHYLNPSNLKLLALCNYDFKSHEECLCCPFNRLEILCLRHAQNLEALMILDILHLCPKLKHLDISYCLNLDASLLDSLAKYLQKEKRSNALCVYYRMSGLEDEIEKNFAFWTSQKYLQLRNDFPPGSDVGLSYVQRGFAFYF, encoded by the exons ATGGCGGAAGAACTACATAATAAAG AAGATAATACAATTAGCAATAATTCTGCTAATATAACAGATCTAAATAATGATTGTTTAGAGTGTATATTTGAGAGAATACACGATTTACCCAACCAAATACAAATTGCCAAAAGTTGCAGACGTTTTCGCAATATAATAGTGGATCTGTGGAAGCGTCAACcggaatataaaattttagccTTTAATGAACTGCCAACTGTGTTACCAAACTATGAGGATTTCGAATATTTCCTTAAAGCCATGAAATGTGAATTTCACACTTTAAGGATTATAGACGAATGTCTCAACGTTTTTCTCAAGGAAATGGAAGAGTGTGGCATAGATTGTTTTACTGCCATCGAACGTTGCGAATTTCAGGATGATATAATGGATTGTTATCCCCAGGATGAGGATATGAAGTTATTAACTAAACTAGTGCCTAATTTGAAATATCTTCATATAACCGTGCCCATTACCGGACACTATTTgacaaatttgaaatatttagagGAACTACATTTGTATGATGAGCAGACGAAGGTgtatgaaatgaaagaaaaatatcttaaagatattttattaaatctaaaatatcTGAAAGTTTTAGATATGCGCACATTTGAAGTCTCACACCTACAGCTAATGCCGGAAATATCCGAATGTTTGAATTTGCAAGAactgaaattaaatttgaattctCTTAAGCCCGTTTTAGAGCAAGTCTTAAAACTGCCACGTCTTAAACATCTTCAAGTACTGCTGGATCAGGATATTGATATTTCGCGTCTACAGAATATTGATACTTTCGATTACAAAATCTACGAGACAAAAGAATATTATCATATATTACGCGAAAAAGGTTCACTCTTACAGGGACTAGCCATTGACTTTCACTTTTTACCCGTTAGCGATACCTGGCTTACGGACTTTCATTATTTAAATCCTTCAAATCTCAAACTGTTGGCTTTGTgtaattatgattttaaatcGCACGAAGAATGTTTATGTTGCCCCTTTAATCGTTTAGAAATTTTATGTCTTCGTCATGCCCAAAATCTGGAGGCTTTAATGATTTTAGACATATTACATTTATGTCCCAAACTAAAGCATTTGGATATAAGTTATTGCCTAAATTTGGATGCTTCACTATTAGATTCACtggcaaaatatttacaaaaggaAAAACGCTCTAATGCCCTGTGTGTTTACTATCGTATGTCGGGCTTGGAGGATGAAATTGAGAAG aattttgccTTTTGGACTTCTCAAAAGTATTTACAATTGCGTAATGATTTTCCTCCTGGTTCTGATGTTGGCTTAAGTTATGTTCAGCGtggttttgctttttatttttaa
- the LOC111685033 gene encoding protein O-mannosyltransferase 1, with protein sequence MSTNSNNILQRRKPSKNKSKHVNDKDLLLNSAAESSIITTTTAQSDKNERLQSGRESNKLEKERKNFNTANNNNCTATAASTAAVAAATTTFTTTIHNLCNGNITPIVNCCRDINCCLNATSNTASTNALATCQPLLRDSAGSLSKESSLRRSISSSRNSYKSNSTEAQNPTIKSDKQDSLSTLQPDKFVLQIHLDLFAWTLFILGFLTRFYKLSYPRNVVFDELHYGKFISHYIRNIFFFDQHPPLGKQIIGSVAQFIGFNGNFSVTRIGSEYDANIPIFWLRFVPALCGSLLPSTVYHLLLETGLTKWCSLLGGLLIVFDNALLTQSRFVLMESMLLLFCSIGLYFLLKFQKSQFPQISWLLYGVAASCLLTCAMCVKYVGFLTFCLAGYLILRYFWNLIYDATKSTFHLILQSAVQFGIFTIIPICIYLGIFYIHLNTLYRAGPHDSVMTSAFQASLEGGLASITKGQPIQVAHGSQITLRHTYGRTCWLHSHAHVYPVRYPDKRGSSHQQQVTCYSFKDVNNWWIVKRPERDDLVVGDEPDAIRHGDVIQLVHGITSRALNSHDVAAPMTPQCQEVSCYIDYEINMEGEILWRVDILNKDTQGPIWHAIKSEVRLIHVSTGAAMRYTGRQLPDWGFNQHEVAADRVIDNKDAIWNVEEHRYTKAHDEKEREKQLLAAEMLPTKPTALTFFDKFFELQSKMLWHGPQIQAHMYSSGPLEWPLLSKGIAYWLDTTSNGQIHLLGNILIWYTSTLGVLVYMILGVFYLLRRRRLCYDIDESEWQKFLSVGHIFFAGYLIHYLPYFFMERTLFLHHYFPAFLFKLQLLCYVIEHIDYLLRRYCGSALWMVRSYRLAVISWFVAVISVYIRFLPLSYGLEKLTAEEVIKLRWKDTWDFVIQRDISVH encoded by the exons atgtcCACTAACtccaataatattttacaaagacGTAAACCgtctaaaaacaaatcaaaacatGTTAATGACAAAGATCTCTTATTAAACTCGGCGGCTGAAAGctcaataataacaacaacaacagcacagTCAGATAAAAACGAAAGACTTCAATCGGGCAGAGAAAGCAACAAActtgaaaaagaaagaaaaaattttaatacagccaacaacaacaactgcacaGCAACTGCAGCGTCTACAGCTgcagtagcagcagcaacaacaacatttaccaCTACCATACACAACTTATGCAATGGTAATATTACACCCATAGTAAACTGTTGTCGTGATATAAACTGTTGCTTAAATGCCACCTCCAACACCGCCAGCACAAATGCTTTAGCCACTTGCCAGCCTTTGTTAAGAGATTCTGCCGGCAGCCTGTCAAAAGAATCCAGTTTAAGACGTTCTATATCCAGCTCTCGTAACTCCTATAAAAGTAATAGCACTGAAGCACAAAACCCCACCATAAAATCAGATAAACAAGATTCCCTTAGTACTCTGCAACCggataaatttgttttacaaattcaCTTGGATCTATTTGCTTGGACCTTGTTTATTTTAGGTTTCCTTACCCGTTTCTATAAACTCTCCTATCCTCGTAATGTGGTCTTTGATGAGCTGCACTATGGCAAATTTATCAGCCACTACATaagaaatatattcttttttgaTCAACATCCTCCCCTGGGCAAACAGATTATTGGTTCCGTTGCTCAGTTTATAGGTTTCAATGGCAACTTTTCAGTTACCCGCATAGGTTCGGAATATGATGCCAACATACCCATATTTTGGTTACGTTTCGTGCCCGCCTTATGCGGCAGCCTTTTGCCCAGTACTGTTTATCACCTGCTGTTGGAAACGGGCCTCACGAAATGGTGCTCTTTACTGGGAGGTCTTTTGATAGTTTTCGATAATGCCTTACTCACACAATCGCGTTTTGTCTTAATGGAATCTATGTTATTGCTATTCTGTTCGATTGGTTTGtactttttgttgaaatttcaaaaatcacAATTTCCTCAAATAAGTTGGCTGTTGTATGGAGTGGCTGCCTCTTGCCTGCTGACCTGTGCTATGTGTGTGAAATATGTGGGATTTTTAACGTTTTGTTTGGCTGGTTATTTGATTTTGCGCTACTTTTGGAATTTGATATATGATGCCACGAAATCGA CATTCCATTTAATCCTACAATCTGCCGTACAATTTGGCATTTTTACCATCATACCGATTTGCATTTATCTGGGCATCTTCTATATACACCTAAATACCCTTTATCGAGCTGGACCACATGATAGTGTTATGACAAGTGCATTTCAGGCTTCGCTAGAAGGTGGTTTAGCATCGATAACTAAAGGTCAACCCATACAAGTGGCACATGGTTCACAAATTACCCTGCGACATACATATGGTCGTACCTGTTGGTTACATTCTCATGCTCACGTTTATCCCGTACGTTATCCGGATAAACGAGGTTCTTCGCATCAGCAACAGGTGACATGTTACTCCTTTAAAGATGTCAACAATTGGTGGATTGTAAAGAGACCAGAACGTGATGATTTGGTAGTGGGTGATGAACCGGATGCTATACGACATGGTGATGTAATACAATTGGTGCATGGCATTACAAGTCGGGCATTAAATTCTCATGATGTAGCGGCGCCTATGACACCGCAGTGTCAAGAAGTTTCTTGCTATATAGACTATGAAATCAATATGGAAGGAGAGATTTTATGGAGAGTTGATATACTCAATAAAGATACG CAAGGACCTATTTGGCATGCTATTAAATCAGAAGTACGTTTAATACATGTTTCAACGGGTGCAGCTATGAGATATACTGGGCGCCAGCTGCCTGATTGGGGTTTTAATCAACATGAAGTGGCAGCCGATCGTGTTATAGATAATAAAGATGCCATTTGGAATGTTGAAGAGCATCGTTATACAAAAG CCCACGACGAAAAAGAACGAGAAAAACAACTATTAGCCGCTGAGATGTTACCCACCAAGCCGACAGCTCTCACCTTTTTCGATAAGTTCTTTGAGCTACAATCGAAAATGCTATGGCATGGTCCACAAATACAAGCTCATATGTATAGTTCAGGGCCGTTAGAATGGCCGCTACTCTCTAAGGGTATAGCCTATTGGTTGGATACCACATCAAATGGACAAATACATTTGCTAGGCAACATACTCATTTGGTATACCAGCACTTTAGGTGTTTTAGTCTATATGATTTTGGGTGTATTTTATCTTTTGCGTCGTCGTCGTTTATGTTACGATATCGATGAGTCAGAATGGCAAAAATTCTTATCTGTCGGTCATATATTCTTTGCTGGCTATCTAATACATTATCTACCCTATTTCTTTATGGAACGTACCCTCTTTCTACATCATTATTTTCcggcatttttatttaaactacaaTTGCTTTGTTATGTTATCGAACATATCGACTATTTGTTGAGACGTTATTGTGGTTCGGCCCTATGGATGGTGCGTTCTTATCGCTTGGCCGTTATTAGCTGGTTTGTGGCTGTCATCTCGGTTTATATACGTTTCTTGCCGCTGAGCTATGGTTTGGAGAAGTTAACGGCCGAAGAAGTTATTAAGTTGCGGTGGAAAGATACTTGGGATTTTGTCATACAACGGGACATATCAGTGCATTGA